The following are encoded in a window of Salinibacter ruber DSM 13855 genomic DNA:
- a CDS encoding aminotransferase class V-fold PLP-dependent enzyme → MTPEALREHFPHTEHQTYLNHAAVSPMSRPVREAIDTYVGERHGADPEAPVENFESFLPVIQETKDRVATVLGTESSQVEFVPNTSTGLNVLARGFDWEQGDRVAVPDGSFPTNVYPFLNLEAEGVEVDFVPTEEGAYTVDDVEDTLRPETRLLSVSWVHFLSGFRADLEALGALCEKHDVLFCVDAIQGLGALQVDVEAAGIDFLTAGGHKWLMAAQGIGVLYCDEALQDDLRPPTGWLHGPVDWANLDDYELTFHEDARRFQTGTLNSVGVAALHAALGLYLDAGPEWCEERVLRLSTILADELSDRGLPRYGTDAPAHASGIVTVAPDAPEALLEHLKTHGITGAVRNQKLRLAPTYYNDESDLGAILDAVDSFR, encoded by the coding sequence ATGACCCCCGAAGCGCTCCGCGAGCACTTCCCCCACACCGAGCACCAGACGTACCTCAACCACGCGGCGGTGAGCCCCATGAGCCGGCCGGTGCGCGAGGCCATCGACACGTACGTGGGCGAACGGCACGGGGCCGATCCGGAGGCGCCCGTCGAAAACTTCGAGTCCTTCCTGCCCGTGATTCAGGAAACGAAAGACCGGGTGGCGACGGTGCTGGGCACCGAATCGAGTCAGGTCGAGTTCGTCCCCAACACCTCGACTGGCCTCAACGTGCTGGCCCGTGGGTTCGATTGGGAGCAAGGGGATCGCGTCGCGGTTCCTGACGGCTCATTTCCGACCAACGTCTATCCCTTCTTGAATCTGGAGGCGGAAGGTGTGGAGGTCGATTTCGTGCCGACGGAGGAGGGGGCGTACACCGTCGACGACGTGGAGGACACCCTCCGGCCCGAGACGCGGCTGCTGAGCGTCTCCTGGGTGCACTTCCTCTCGGGTTTTCGGGCCGACCTGGAGGCGCTCGGCGCGCTGTGCGAAAAGCACGATGTGCTCTTCTGTGTGGACGCCATTCAAGGGCTCGGGGCCCTACAGGTGGACGTGGAGGCGGCGGGAATCGACTTCCTGACCGCCGGCGGGCACAAGTGGTTGATGGCCGCGCAGGGGATCGGCGTGCTGTACTGCGACGAGGCGCTTCAGGACGACCTCCGGCCGCCCACCGGCTGGCTCCACGGGCCGGTCGACTGGGCGAACCTCGACGACTATGAGCTCACGTTCCACGAGGACGCCCGCCGGTTCCAGACCGGCACCCTGAACAGTGTGGGCGTGGCGGCCCTGCACGCGGCCCTCGGCCTCTATCTGGACGCCGGCCCGGAGTGGTGTGAGGAGCGCGTGCTTCGGCTTTCCACAATCCTTGCGGACGAACTGAGCGACCGCGGACTGCCCCGCTACGGCACCGATGCCCCGGCCCACGCAAGCGGCATCGTGACGGTCGCGCCGGACGCCCCGGAGGCCCTGCTCGAACACCTGAAGACACACGGCATTACCGGGGCGGTGCGCAACCAAAAGCTCCGGCTCGCGCCGACGTATTACAACGATGAATCTGACCTCGGCGCCATTCTCGACGCTGTTGACTCGTTCCGGTGA
- a CDS encoding RluA family pseudouridine synthase yields the protein MTQTPDAFDPADYEADVRREENVVEVVVPETETGGPRIDKYLTRFYPEASRTKIQRAIKKGHLKVNGTDVKKSYGVEPGDEIVFRLIRKPPMQAEPEAIPLDVVHEGDDLLVVNKPAGMVVHPAPGHRSGTLVHALLHHVDGGEVAADDERDEVSEDEVGLSLVNALPQSPDHPVVRPGIVHRLDKGTSGLLVVAKRGRAHQPLAEQFKAHTVDRRYRAIVWGRFAPSDGTIEGAIGRDPHHRQRMAVVPEDEGKWARTHYETVETHAHTSVVEFELETGRTHQIRVHARAQGHPLLGDPKYGGQRVRYGTQSGTRRTFYDQLFETLPHPALHAYRLGFDHPTTEERLRFEADPPPAWRRVLRELRQEEGAGTTDP from the coding sequence ATGACACAGACGCCGGACGCATTTGACCCAGCCGACTACGAGGCCGACGTCCGTCGGGAGGAGAACGTTGTTGAGGTGGTTGTGCCGGAGACCGAAACCGGTGGGCCGCGGATCGACAAGTACCTCACGCGCTTTTACCCGGAGGCGTCCCGCACCAAGATCCAGCGCGCGATCAAGAAGGGCCACCTGAAGGTGAACGGGACGGATGTCAAGAAGTCGTACGGGGTGGAGCCGGGCGACGAGATCGTCTTCCGGCTCATCCGCAAGCCGCCGATGCAGGCCGAGCCGGAGGCGATTCCGCTCGACGTGGTCCACGAGGGCGACGACCTGCTCGTGGTGAACAAGCCGGCGGGCATGGTGGTGCACCCGGCGCCGGGCCACCGGTCGGGCACGCTCGTGCACGCCCTGCTGCACCATGTAGACGGGGGCGAGGTGGCCGCGGACGACGAGCGGGATGAGGTGTCGGAGGACGAGGTCGGCCTTTCCCTGGTCAATGCGCTACCGCAGTCGCCGGACCACCCGGTCGTGCGCCCCGGCATTGTGCACCGGCTCGACAAGGGGACGTCCGGCCTGCTGGTCGTGGCGAAGCGGGGCCGGGCCCACCAGCCGTTGGCCGAGCAGTTCAAAGCCCATACGGTGGACCGGCGGTACCGGGCGATCGTCTGGGGACGCTTCGCCCCGTCGGATGGGACGATCGAGGGGGCCATCGGGCGGGATCCGCACCACCGGCAGCGGATGGCCGTGGTGCCCGAGGACGAGGGCAAGTGGGCCCGGACGCACTACGAGACCGTCGAAACCCACGCGCACACGTCGGTCGTCGAGTTCGAACTGGAAACGGGGCGGACCCATCAGATTCGCGTCCACGCCCGCGCCCAGGGGCACCCGCTCCTCGGCGACCCGAAGTACGGCGGGCAGCGGGTCCGGTACGGGACGCAGAGTGGGACCCGTCGGACCTTTTACGACCAGCTCTTCGAGACCCTGCCTCATCCCGCGCTTCATGCATATCGTTTGGGCTTCGACCATCCCACCACGGAAGAGCGCCTTCGCTTTGAGGCCGATCCCCCGCCGGCGTGGCGCCGCGTCCTGCGCGAGTTGAGACAGGAGGAGGGAGCAGGGACGACGGACCCGTGA
- a CDS encoding HNH endonuclease has product MNGHVLVLNQDYSALTVCSVQRAVVLMHLQKVHLVESADDRYVRSPSVELPWPSIVRLKQYANVPYKRVMLSRKNVLKRDRNTCQYCGAQSNLTIDHVVPKSRGGRDTWENLVAACVTCNNQKGDSTPEEADMELARQPFRPSYVMFLRDFAGEIEDTWKPYLFLS; this is encoded by the coding sequence ATGAACGGGCATGTTCTCGTGCTAAACCAGGACTACAGCGCCCTCACCGTCTGTAGCGTGCAGCGGGCCGTCGTGCTCATGCACCTGCAGAAGGTACACCTCGTGGAATCGGCGGACGATCGGTACGTGCGTTCGCCGAGCGTGGAGCTGCCGTGGCCGAGCATCGTGCGCCTGAAGCAGTACGCCAACGTCCCGTACAAGCGCGTCATGCTCTCCCGCAAGAACGTCCTCAAGCGGGACCGCAACACGTGTCAGTACTGCGGGGCCCAGAGCAACCTGACCATCGACCACGTGGTGCCCAAGTCTCGGGGCGGGCGCGACACGTGGGAGAACCTCGTGGCGGCCTGCGTCACCTGCAACAACCAGAAGGGAGACTCGACGCCCGAGGAGGCAGACATGGAACTGGCACGCCAGCCGTTCCGGCCCAGCTACGTGATGTTTCTGCGGGACTTCGCCGGTGAGATCGAGGACACCTGGAAGCCGTACCTCTTTTTGTCATAG
- a CDS encoding M56 family metallopeptidase, translating into MQMILDGLSALGTATIDPLWRPVLAWTALALPLWALLRWTDRLHPNAEYRLSQLLLAALPVGIAAVGVIEMLPDASESALRPARSVVALPAIETGPVSVPAGSWTWMHAVGLLTVGALGIGLFRLGRLGLDVLVSSRVRRRLDTAVTPSLEAEVDRLQERLGVRRSVQLCISPDATVPMTLGGRRPTVLVPERLAAAPDKLRMTLRHELVHVRRWDDCAQLLERFVAALFAAHPLVGRLRRQIGEARERACDAAVLDDGETPAGEYARLLTAFADRASSPRRSALSLSESPSSLIDRLSAMRSSIPSFLTSRAALGTALVAVGLTLTLGVVACSDSVGPSSSPEEATESSPSTAADDDEVYMVVDDPPELEGGMKALQQSVEYPEVAREAGLEGRVIVQFVVDEEGTVTNLRVTQGVDKVLDEAAIEAVEEQTFTPGRQDGEPRKVQMSLPVTFRLDDGSDGEANESGDDATTSSAASEANSGGRLFEKAGIQRVRVLMNEEGRLLIGDEPVEMSSLTDAVRQRITADAARAALIYADGAPGDRIDAAEASLRALDLQMVYIKPAA; encoded by the coding sequence ATGCAGATGATTCTTGACGGGCTCTCCGCCCTCGGCACGGCCACGATCGATCCACTGTGGCGCCCGGTTCTGGCATGGACTGCCCTTGCCCTCCCTCTCTGGGCGCTCCTCCGGTGGACGGATCGGCTGCACCCGAACGCCGAGTACCGCCTCTCGCAGCTCCTCCTTGCGGCCCTGCCGGTCGGTATTGCGGCGGTCGGCGTCATCGAGATGCTGCCCGACGCCTCAGAGTCCGCCCTGCGTCCTGCCCGGTCGGTCGTCGCGTTGCCGGCGATCGAGACGGGCCCCGTATCGGTCCCGGCCGGCTCATGGACATGGATGCACGCGGTGGGGCTTCTTACTGTCGGCGCGCTGGGGATTGGCCTGTTCCGCCTTGGGCGCCTCGGGCTGGACGTGTTGGTGTCAAGCCGCGTTCGTCGGCGCCTTGACACTGCGGTGACGCCCTCCCTGGAAGCCGAGGTGGATCGCCTTCAGGAGCGGCTCGGCGTCCGTCGCTCGGTCCAACTCTGCATTTCGCCGGACGCGACCGTGCCCATGACGCTCGGCGGCCGCCGCCCTACGGTTCTGGTGCCGGAGCGGCTCGCTGCGGCCCCCGACAAGCTCCGCATGACCCTCCGCCACGAGCTCGTCCACGTCCGCCGGTGGGACGACTGCGCGCAGCTGCTCGAGCGATTCGTCGCCGCCCTGTTCGCCGCGCACCCGCTCGTGGGCCGCCTCCGGCGGCAGATTGGCGAGGCGCGGGAGCGGGCCTGCGACGCGGCCGTCCTCGACGACGGGGAGACGCCCGCCGGCGAGTATGCCCGCCTCCTGACCGCCTTCGCGGACCGGGCCTCCTCTCCGCGCCGCAGTGCCCTTTCCCTTTCCGAATCGCCCTCTTCCCTCATCGACCGACTTTCCGCCATGCGCTCCTCAATACCCTCTTTCCTCACGTCTCGTGCCGCCCTGGGCACCGCCCTCGTGGCGGTCGGCCTCACGCTTACGCTGGGCGTGGTGGCCTGCTCCGATAGCGTCGGGCCGTCCTCCTCACCGGAGGAAGCCACGGAGTCGTCCCCCTCCACGGCGGCGGACGACGATGAGGTATACATGGTCGTCGACGATCCACCGGAACTCGAGGGGGGCATGAAGGCCCTCCAGCAGTCGGTCGAGTACCCTGAGGTGGCGAGGGAGGCGGGACTCGAAGGACGGGTCATCGTGCAGTTCGTGGTCGACGAAGAGGGGACTGTGACAAACCTCAGGGTCACTCAGGGGGTCGACAAGGTGCTCGACGAGGCCGCGATTGAAGCGGTGGAAGAGCAGACATTCACGCCGGGCCGACAGGACGGCGAGCCCCGGAAGGTCCAGATGTCGCTGCCGGTCACCTTTCGGCTCGATGACGGCTCCGACGGGGAAGCGAATGAATCCGGCGACGATGCCACTACGTCGAGCGCCGCGTCCGAGGCCAATTCCGGCGGTCGCCTCTTCGAGAAGGCCGGGATTCAACGTGTCCGCGTCCTTATGAACGAAGAGGGCCGTCTCCTCATCGGCGACGAACCGGTAGAGATGTCCAGCTTGACCGACGCGGTCCGCCAGCGCATCACCGCGGATGCCGCCCGGGCTGCACTTATCTATGCCGACGGGGCGCCCGGCGACCGCATTGACGCCGCCGAAGCCAGCCTCAGGGCACTCGACCTCCAGATGGTCTACATCAAGCCGGCAGCGTGA
- a CDS encoding BlaI/MecI/CopY family transcriptional regulator yields MQRKSLTHLGETEMEVLHHVWDLGEATVADVRERILEDRDVAYTTVMTVLKTLAEKDYLDYHKEGRSYVYQPAEDPDAVQHSLLRRLMDKVFQGSPSALVQTLVRREDLSDDEREEIKALIDALDEKDPETDDADDS; encoded by the coding sequence ATGCAGCGAAAGTCCCTGACCCATCTTGGCGAAACGGAAATGGAGGTCCTCCATCACGTGTGGGACCTCGGCGAGGCCACTGTCGCCGACGTGCGCGAACGCATCCTGGAGGACCGCGACGTGGCGTACACCACCGTCATGACGGTGCTCAAGACCTTGGCCGAGAAAGACTACCTCGACTACCACAAGGAAGGCCGCTCGTACGTCTATCAGCCCGCGGAGGACCCGGACGCCGTACAGCACAGCCTGTTGCGACGCCTCATGGACAAGGTTTTCCAGGGATCCCCATCGGCCCTGGTGCAGACGCTCGTGCGGCGGGAGGACCTGAGCGACGACGAGCGGGAAGAGATCAAGGCCCTCATCGACGCCCTCGACGAGAAGGACCCCGAGACCGATGATGCAGATGATTCTTGA
- a CDS encoding TIGR04283 family arsenosugar biosynthesis glycosyltransferase gives MIAPRLVSIIIPTLNEEDAIAPTLRQARRQEGPVEILVADGGSTDDTRSVAQARGATVLQAPRGRAPQMNHGADCSSGDILLFLHADTRLPPNGLSRIRRALAAPDAIAGTFRLRFDDPTPLLRFYAWCTRWPWIRLCFGDRGQFVERSAFEAVGGFPDWPLFEDLELAARLQGHGRFRFLDAAVTTSARRFRRHGPLRQQLLNLYLWGHYLWGTDPDLLASLYPDRLGPVDQQPRS, from the coding sequence GTGATTGCCCCACGGCTCGTCTCGATTATCATCCCGACCCTGAACGAGGAAGACGCGATCGCCCCCACGCTGCGCCAGGCCCGTCGCCAAGAGGGGCCCGTTGAGATTCTGGTCGCGGACGGGGGGTCTACCGACGACACTCGGTCGGTGGCACAGGCCCGCGGCGCGACCGTCCTGCAGGCCCCACGGGGCCGGGCGCCCCAGATGAACCACGGGGCCGACTGCAGCAGCGGAGACATTCTTCTCTTTCTGCACGCGGACACCCGGCTTCCCCCGAACGGACTATCCCGGATTCGGCGGGCCCTGGCCGCACCGGATGCCATCGCCGGCACGTTTCGTCTGCGTTTCGACGACCCGACGCCGCTTCTCCGCTTCTACGCGTGGTGCACCCGATGGCCGTGGATTCGTCTCTGCTTCGGCGACCGGGGCCAGTTCGTGGAGCGGTCGGCGTTCGAGGCCGTGGGCGGCTTCCCGGACTGGCCCCTCTTCGAAGACCTGGAGCTAGCCGCCCGGCTTCAGGGACACGGAAGGTTTCGTTTTTTGGACGCGGCCGTCACGACATCGGCCCGCCGGTTTCGGCGCCACGGCCCGCTCCGCCAGCAGCTCCTCAACCTGTACCTGTGGGGCCACTACCTGTGGGGCACCGACCCGGACCTGCTGGCCTCCCTGTACCCCGACCGACTCGGCCCCGTCGACCAGCAGCCCCGTTCCTGA
- a CDS encoding dimethylarginine dimethylaminohydrolase family protein has translation MIYQTPDALDLQLDRIPSLPPPRRVVLTTPTHFDVEYVINPHMSENVGAVNTDVAWQQWKALRAAYTALDHTPVLVNGQSGLPDMVFCANQTLPFYDPASDSKGVVLSRMHSEQRADEVPYYARFFEEEGYAVDTLPEDLDADFEGMGDALWHPGHHLLWGGYGYRTSPEAYEALGDLLDVPIVALRLVDPDYYHLDTCLCPLDARHALVAPEAFDDAGRALIDALFETVIEVPDHEARHQFACNAHCPDGAHVLIQEGCEGTNAQLRNHDFVPVELDTSEFMKSGGSVFCMKQMIW, from the coding sequence ATGATCTACCAGACGCCCGACGCCCTCGACCTCCAGCTCGATCGAATTCCCTCGCTCCCCCCTCCGCGGCGCGTCGTTCTAACGACACCGACCCACTTCGACGTCGAATACGTCATCAACCCGCACATGTCGGAGAACGTGGGCGCGGTGAACACGGACGTCGCCTGGCAGCAGTGGAAGGCCCTCCGCGCCGCCTACACGGCCCTCGACCACACGCCCGTCCTGGTCAACGGCCAGTCCGGGCTGCCCGACATGGTCTTCTGCGCGAACCAGACCCTCCCCTTCTACGACCCCGCGTCCGACTCGAAGGGCGTGGTGCTCAGCCGCATGCACAGCGAACAGCGGGCGGACGAGGTGCCGTACTACGCCCGGTTTTTTGAGGAAGAAGGGTATGCCGTGGACACCCTGCCGGAGGACCTGGACGCAGACTTCGAAGGCATGGGGGATGCCCTCTGGCATCCGGGCCATCACCTCCTGTGGGGCGGGTACGGCTACCGGACGAGCCCGGAGGCGTACGAGGCACTCGGGGACCTGCTCGACGTGCCCATTGTGGCCCTCCGCCTCGTCGACCCGGACTACTACCACCTCGATACCTGCCTGTGTCCCCTGGACGCCCGGCACGCACTCGTGGCCCCGGAGGCCTTCGACGACGCGGGCCGTGCCCTCATTGATGCCCTCTTCGAAACGGTCATCGAGGTGCCGGACCACGAGGCGCGGCACCAGTTTGCCTGCAATGCCCACTGCCCCGACGGGGCGCACGTCCTGATCCAGGAAGGCTGTGAGGGAACCAACGCCCAACTGCGGAATCACGACTTCGTCCCGGTGGAACTCGACACCAGCGAGTTTATGAAGTCCGGCGGGTCGGTCTTCTGCATGAAACAGATGATCTGGTGA
- a CDS encoding ABC transporter permease: protein MRPLFGLVLITFRELWARKIVLGLFIVSSLVLLAVTFALNLDVVEGSLAGIRLFGQEAAPEDMGGEDAPPLTLSRVVVAVESVVAGVAYWIGILLALFASASLFPDLQSDGRVELLLSKPIGRLNVLLGHMLGVWSAIGILAVYLLGGVWVIMSLKTGVWNPRFLFSLLLVVGMFAVMYAAVMLMGVWTESTALGLIVSYGLIFVSMVLAAADQIGPTLGPVGRPVFWGLYHGLPNFTEVTQIVSTLAKGESVSSWYPFVSSLLFGGAAYAVTGYWFVRRDF from the coding sequence ATGCGCCCCCTATTCGGTCTCGTTCTGATTACGTTCCGGGAGCTCTGGGCACGGAAGATCGTGCTGGGGCTGTTCATCGTCAGCTCCCTGGTGCTGCTGGCGGTCACCTTCGCCCTGAACCTAGACGTGGTGGAGGGGTCGCTCGCGGGCATCCGCCTGTTCGGCCAGGAGGCCGCCCCCGAGGACATGGGCGGGGAGGACGCACCGCCGCTTACGCTTTCGCGCGTGGTTGTCGCGGTGGAGTCCGTCGTGGCCGGCGTGGCGTACTGGATTGGCATCCTGCTGGCGCTCTTTGCCTCCGCCTCCCTGTTTCCCGACCTCCAATCCGACGGGCGCGTGGAGCTGCTGCTGTCGAAGCCCATCGGCCGCCTGAACGTGTTGCTCGGCCACATGCTGGGGGTCTGGAGCGCGATCGGCATCCTCGCGGTCTACCTGCTGGGCGGCGTGTGGGTCATCATGTCCCTCAAAACGGGGGTGTGGAATCCGCGCTTCCTCTTCTCGCTGCTCCTGGTCGTGGGCATGTTTGCCGTGATGTACGCGGCCGTCATGCTGATGGGGGTCTGGACCGAAAGCACGGCGCTGGGGCTCATCGTCTCGTACGGCCTCATCTTCGTCTCGATGGTGCTGGCCGCCGCCGACCAGATCGGCCCCACCCTCGGCCCCGTCGGCCGCCCCGTCTTTTGGGGGCTGTACCACGGCCTGCCCAACTTCACAGAAGTCACGCAGATCGTCTCTACCCTGGCGAAGGGCGAGTCGGTATCGTCCTGGTATCCGTTCGTCTCGTCGCTGCTCTTCGGCGGCGCCGCCTACGCGGTGACCGGCTACTGGTTCGTGCGGCGGGACTTCTGA